A stretch of Pogona vitticeps strain Pit_001003342236 chromosome 5, PviZW2.1, whole genome shotgun sequence DNA encodes these proteins:
- the LOC110089537 gene encoding interferon-induced protein with tetratricopeptide repeats 2 isoform X3, whose amino-acid sequence MFLAIDQLTNITCHILLIYGNYAWVYYHLSNYDMTNLYLHRIQRICQMMSSPEPYSVKTGEILAQKGWSLLAAGFRNGPKAKQCFEMALRQDLFNLQFWSGLAVSLYATWEHLQTQEFWGKAKELLEGIVLLQPGNYEMKVYLATLLCRISEQRVNHLLEEVVEQSRNPEVLRKVARLYMFMPQSLPLAISILKEAIALAPTYDILHYDLGMCYRYQMERGSPEERAMSFKPAIESFQRAVEVNSLFFDPMLELAKLYGMEVPDQEEEVYANLAEKAPHTSASCRQALCLQWGDFLLQKKGLKDKASEKYMAGLLIAGGHSKEKDQLVRRLVDLAKKFQEESEVGQAETIRSFLQAQGLREVPAQRQRPWWLSYRALR is encoded by the coding sequence ATGTTTCTGGCGATTGACCAGCTGACCAACATCACCTGCCACATCCTGCTGATCTACGGGAACTACGCCTGGGTTTATTATCACTTGAGCAACTATGACATGACGAATCTCTACCTTCACCGGATTCAGCGCATCTGCCAAATGATGTCTAGCCCTGAGCCTTACTCGGTGAAGACGGGTGAAATCCTGGCTCAGAAAGGCTGGTCTCTCCTGGCGGCGGGCTTCCGGAACGGGCCGAAGGCCAAACAGTGCTTTGAAATGGCGCTGAGGCAAGACCTGTTTAATTTACAGTTCTGGTCCGGCCTGGCGGTCTCTCTCTATGCCACTTGGGAGCATCTCCAGACGCAAGAGTTTTGGGGCAAGGCCAAGGAGCTGCTGGAAGGGATCGTCCTCTTGCAGCCCGGAAACTACGAGATGAAAGTCTACTTGGCCACCCTGCTTTGTCGTATAAGCGAGCAACGAGTCAACCACCTCCTGGAGGAAGTGGTGGAGCAGAGCCGAAACCCTGAAGTCCTAAGGAAAGTGGCTAGGTTGTATATGTTCATGCCACAGTCACTACCCCTGGCCATTTCAATCCTAAAAGAGGCCATCGCTCTGGCTCCCACCTACGACATCCTTCACTATGACCTTGGCATGTGCTACAGGTACCAGATGGAAAGAGGATCGCCAGAAGAACGAGCCATGAGCTTCAAGCCGGCCATAGAAAGCTTCCAACGGGCGGTCGAAGTGAATTCTCTGTTTTTCGATCCCATGTTGGAACTGGCCAAGCTCTATGGGATGGAGGTCCCGGATCAGGAGGAAGAGGTCTATGCGAACCTGGCGGAGAAGGCGCCCCACACCAGTGCGTCCTGCCGACAGGCCCTCTGTTTGCAGTGGGGAGATTTCCTtctccagaagaaggggctgAAGGACAAGGCCTCGGAGAAGTACATGGCGGGTCTCCTAATCGCGGGTGGCCACAGCAAGGAGAAGGACCAGCTGGTGAGGCGCCTGGTAGACTTGGCCAAGAAGTTCCAGGAAGAGTCCGAAGTGGGCCAAGCGGAGACCATTCGCAGCTTCCTGCAGGCGCAGGGGTTACGGGAGGTGCCTGCTCAGAGGCAACGCCCGTGGTGGCTCTCCTACAGAGCCTTGAGATAA
- the LOC110089537 gene encoding interferon-induced protein with tetratricopeptide repeats 2 isoform X1: MQSRRLLWEKLRLLQCHFTWNVEFEDQVDVEHLLQFLTYKTEFTPYHNHGTYTALKAFLYHRQKRYYEALKTLKEAEMFLAIDQLTNITCHILLIYGNYAWVYYHLSNYDMTNLYLHRIQRICQMMSSPEPYSVKTGEILAQKGWSLLAAGFRNGPKAKQCFEMALRQDLFNLQFWSGLAVSLYATWEHLQTQEFWGKAKELLEGIVLLQPGNYEMKVYLATLLCRISEQRVNHLLEEVVEQSRNPEVLRKVARLYMFMPQSLPLAISILKEAIALAPTYDILHYDLGMCYRYQMERGSPEERAMSFKPAIESFQRAVEVNSLFFDPMLELAKLYGMEVPDQEEEVYANLAEKAPHTSASCRQALCLQWGDFLLQKKGLKDKASEKYMAGLLIAGGHSKEKDQLVRRLVDLAKKFQEESEVGQAETIRSFLQAQGLREVPAQRQRPWWLSYRALR, from the exons ATGCAAAG CAGAAGACTTTTATGGGAGAAGCTACGGTTGCTCCAGTGCCATTTCACCTGGAACGTTGAGTTTGAAGACCAGGTAGATGTGGAACACCTCTTGCAGTTCTTGACCTACAAGACAGAATTCACCCCGTACCATAACCATGGCACTTACACCGCCCTCAAGGCATTTCTGTACCACAGGCAGAAGCGCTACTACGAGGCGCTGAAAACGCTCAAGGAAGCAGAAATGTTTCTGGCGATTGACCAGCTGACCAACATCACCTGCCACATCCTGCTGATCTACGGGAACTACGCCTGGGTTTATTATCACTTGAGCAACTATGACATGACGAATCTCTACCTTCACCGGATTCAGCGCATCTGCCAAATGATGTCTAGCCCTGAGCCTTACTCGGTGAAGACGGGTGAAATCCTGGCTCAGAAAGGCTGGTCTCTCCTGGCGGCGGGCTTCCGGAACGGGCCGAAGGCCAAACAGTGCTTTGAAATGGCGCTGAGGCAAGACCTGTTTAATTTACAGTTCTGGTCCGGCCTGGCGGTCTCTCTCTATGCCACTTGGGAGCATCTCCAGACGCAAGAGTTTTGGGGCAAGGCCAAGGAGCTGCTGGAAGGGATCGTCCTCTTGCAGCCCGGAAACTACGAGATGAAAGTCTACTTGGCCACCCTGCTTTGTCGTATAAGCGAGCAACGAGTCAACCACCTCCTGGAGGAAGTGGTGGAGCAGAGCCGAAACCCTGAAGTCCTAAGGAAAGTGGCTAGGTTGTATATGTTCATGCCACAGTCACTACCCCTGGCCATTTCAATCCTAAAAGAGGCCATCGCTCTGGCTCCCACCTACGACATCCTTCACTATGACCTTGGCATGTGCTACAGGTACCAGATGGAAAGAGGATCGCCAGAAGAACGAGCCATGAGCTTCAAGCCGGCCATAGAAAGCTTCCAACGGGCGGTCGAAGTGAATTCTCTGTTTTTCGATCCCATGTTGGAACTGGCCAAGCTCTATGGGATGGAGGTCCCGGATCAGGAGGAAGAGGTCTATGCGAACCTGGCGGAGAAGGCGCCCCACACCAGTGCGTCCTGCCGACAGGCCCTCTGTTTGCAGTGGGGAGATTTCCTtctccagaagaaggggctgAAGGACAAGGCCTCGGAGAAGTACATGGCGGGTCTCCTAATCGCGGGTGGCCACAGCAAGGAGAAGGACCAGCTGGTGAGGCGCCTGGTAGACTTGGCCAAGAAGTTCCAGGAAGAGTCCGAAGTGGGCCAAGCGGAGACCATTCGCAGCTTCCTGCAGGCGCAGGGGTTACGGGAGGTGCCTGCTCAGAGGCAACGCCCGTGGTGGCTCTCCTACAGAGCCTTGAGATAA
- the LOC110089540 gene encoding carboxypeptidase A1, whose amino-acid sequence MEKLAFFVILVSTAFGQMDFVGDQVLRVRANGEEQLAWLKELGALEDLQIDFWRGPSKADLPVDMRVPFHSLQAVKVFLESKRIPYTIMIEDLQALLDQERETMLLARKSERSVGEFSFSSYHTIEEIYSWMDDFVAENPDLVSKIEIGQSYEGRPIYVLRFSTGGDKRPAIWIDTGIHSREWITQATGLWTANKINNEYGKDASLTSILDSMDIFLEIVTNPDGFAYTHSTNRMWRKTRSINAGSSCIGVDPNRNWDVGFGGPGASSNPCDETYHGAFPHSESEVKSIVDFILAHGNVKSVLSIHSYSQMLMFPYGYTQEPAADHEELDNLAREAVAALKEVYGTEYTFGSLIDTIYQADGTTIDWSYKNGVKYSFTFELRDRGQHGFVLPADQIIPTAEETWVALLKIMEHVRDHPY is encoded by the exons ATGGAGAAGCTTGCATTCTTTGTGATTCTGGTATCAACTGCTTTTGGCCAGATGGACTTCGTTGG agACCAGGTTCTCCGCGTCCGGGCAAACGGGGAAGAGCAGCTGGCCTGGCTGAAGGAACTGGGGGCACTGGAAGACCTACAG ATTGATTTCTGGAGAGGCCCCTCGAAAGCCGACCTCCCAGTGGACATGAGGGTTCCCTTCCACAGCCTTCAAGCCGTCAAGGTCTTCCTGGAGTCCAAGCGCATTCCTTACACCATCATGATCGAAGACCTCCAG GCTTTGTTGGATCAAGAACGGGAAACTATGCTGTTGGCCAGGAAGTCTGAAAGAAGCGTTGGGGAATTCAGCTTTTCTTCGTACCACACCATAGAGGAG ATCTACAGCTGGATGGATGATTTTGTGGCTGAAAACCCAGACCTGGTCAGCAAAATTGAGATCGGGCAGAGCTACGAAGGACGACCCATCTACGTTTTGAGG TTCAGCACGGGAGGAGACAAGCGCCCGGCCATCTGGATCGACACCGGCATTCACTCCCGGGAGTGGATTACCCAGGCGACAGGGCTATGGACAGCGAACAAG ATCAACAATGAATACGGTAAGGATGCCTCGTTGACCTCCATCCTCGACTCCATGGACATCTTCCTGGAGATTGTCACAAATCCTGACGGCTTTGCTTATACTCACAGCACG AACCGCATGTGGCGCAAGACAAGATCGATCAACGCTGGGTCTTCCTGCATCGGAGTAGACCCCAACCGCAACTGGGATGTTGGTTTTGGAG GTCCCGGTGCTAGCAGCAACCCCTGCGATGAAACATATCACGGAGCCTTCCCTCATTCGGAGAGTGAAGTGAAATCCATCGTGGACTTCATCCTGGCCCACGGAAATGTGAAATCTGTGCTCTCCATCCACAGTTACTCCCAGATGCTGATGTTTCCCTACGGTTATACGCAAGAGCCAGCCGCGGACCACGAGGAACTG GATAACCTTGCTCGAGAAGCGGTGGCCGCTTTGAAGGAAGTGTACGGCACAGAATACACTTTTGGAAGTTTGATCGACACCATTT ATCAAGCTGACGGGACCACCATAGACTGGAGCTATAAGAACGGGGTCAAATATTCATTCACCTTCGAACTCAGAGACAGAGGTCAACACGGCTTCGTTCTGCCGGCCGACCAGATCATCCCGACGGCCGAAGAAACCTGGGTCGCTCTGCTGAAGATCATGGAACATGTCCGGGACCATCCGTATTAA
- the LOC110089537 gene encoding interferon-induced protein with tetratricopeptide repeats 2 isoform X2 codes for MQRRLLWEKLRLLQCHFTWNVEFEDQVDVEHLLQFLTYKTEFTPYHNHGTYTALKAFLYHRQKRYYEALKTLKEAEMFLAIDQLTNITCHILLIYGNYAWVYYHLSNYDMTNLYLHRIQRICQMMSSPEPYSVKTGEILAQKGWSLLAAGFRNGPKAKQCFEMALRQDLFNLQFWSGLAVSLYATWEHLQTQEFWGKAKELLEGIVLLQPGNYEMKVYLATLLCRISEQRVNHLLEEVVEQSRNPEVLRKVARLYMFMPQSLPLAISILKEAIALAPTYDILHYDLGMCYRYQMERGSPEERAMSFKPAIESFQRAVEVNSLFFDPMLELAKLYGMEVPDQEEEVYANLAEKAPHTSASCRQALCLQWGDFLLQKKGLKDKASEKYMAGLLIAGGHSKEKDQLVRRLVDLAKKFQEESEVGQAETIRSFLQAQGLREVPAQRQRPWWLSYRALR; via the exons ATGCAAAG AAGACTTTTATGGGAGAAGCTACGGTTGCTCCAGTGCCATTTCACCTGGAACGTTGAGTTTGAAGACCAGGTAGATGTGGAACACCTCTTGCAGTTCTTGACCTACAAGACAGAATTCACCCCGTACCATAACCATGGCACTTACACCGCCCTCAAGGCATTTCTGTACCACAGGCAGAAGCGCTACTACGAGGCGCTGAAAACGCTCAAGGAAGCAGAAATGTTTCTGGCGATTGACCAGCTGACCAACATCACCTGCCACATCCTGCTGATCTACGGGAACTACGCCTGGGTTTATTATCACTTGAGCAACTATGACATGACGAATCTCTACCTTCACCGGATTCAGCGCATCTGCCAAATGATGTCTAGCCCTGAGCCTTACTCGGTGAAGACGGGTGAAATCCTGGCTCAGAAAGGCTGGTCTCTCCTGGCGGCGGGCTTCCGGAACGGGCCGAAGGCCAAACAGTGCTTTGAAATGGCGCTGAGGCAAGACCTGTTTAATTTACAGTTCTGGTCCGGCCTGGCGGTCTCTCTCTATGCCACTTGGGAGCATCTCCAGACGCAAGAGTTTTGGGGCAAGGCCAAGGAGCTGCTGGAAGGGATCGTCCTCTTGCAGCCCGGAAACTACGAGATGAAAGTCTACTTGGCCACCCTGCTTTGTCGTATAAGCGAGCAACGAGTCAACCACCTCCTGGAGGAAGTGGTGGAGCAGAGCCGAAACCCTGAAGTCCTAAGGAAAGTGGCTAGGTTGTATATGTTCATGCCACAGTCACTACCCCTGGCCATTTCAATCCTAAAAGAGGCCATCGCTCTGGCTCCCACCTACGACATCCTTCACTATGACCTTGGCATGTGCTACAGGTACCAGATGGAAAGAGGATCGCCAGAAGAACGAGCCATGAGCTTCAAGCCGGCCATAGAAAGCTTCCAACGGGCGGTCGAAGTGAATTCTCTGTTTTTCGATCCCATGTTGGAACTGGCCAAGCTCTATGGGATGGAGGTCCCGGATCAGGAGGAAGAGGTCTATGCGAACCTGGCGGAGAAGGCGCCCCACACCAGTGCGTCCTGCCGACAGGCCCTCTGTTTGCAGTGGGGAGATTTCCTtctccagaagaaggggctgAAGGACAAGGCCTCGGAGAAGTACATGGCGGGTCTCCTAATCGCGGGTGGCCACAGCAAGGAGAAGGACCAGCTGGTGAGGCGCCTGGTAGACTTGGCCAAGAAGTTCCAGGAAGAGTCCGAAGTGGGCCAAGCGGAGACCATTCGCAGCTTCCTGCAGGCGCAGGGGTTACGGGAGGTGCCTGCTCAGAGGCAACGCCCGTGGTGGCTCTCCTACAGAGCCTTGAGATAA
- the LOC110089530 gene encoding interferon-induced protein with tetratricopeptide repeats 5, with product MENRKTLREKLQALPCHFTWNFEFEDQADVEHLLKYLTLQVKHTLCQNRDTYVTMKAFLYHHQRRYSDALKSLREAEHILAQDHPDNYSRQAVLTYGNYAWIYYHLSNYKMVQRYLDHIAELGRSLSTPHPFPTGLPEILAQKGWSLLVAGVQRGVEAKECFEGARRRGPSNNQLQTGLAMALYAAWEHLQSDPYREKATEMLEEVVLQQPENFETKIYLARLLLQKDEQRARKLLEEVVERSLNPEVLRRAAKLCLRDPPLLSRAISILKKAIALDSSYHILYYDLGMCYKAQMEGASPERKSSLLTFAGENFHQAVRMNAFFVDPMLELATIYGEGLLAYEEEIYAHLVEEAPNISKQCLQALYLQWGDFLLQKKNQKQEALEKYMAGICIAGGLGKKLLVRRLMSLAHMFWEDSQTARADTIYSFLQTVHCEDPGPGSEELWWHNHRALR from the exons ATGGAAAA CCGAAAAACCTTACGGGAGAAGCTCCAGGCTCTACCTTGCCATTTCACCTGGAACTTTGAGTTTGAGGACCAGGCTGATGTGGAACATCTCCTGAAATACTTGACTCTCCAGGTGAAACACACGTTATGCCAGAACCGCGATACCTACGTCACCATGAAGGCTTTCCTCTACCACCACCAAAGGCGCTACAGCGACGCTTTGAAAAGTCTCCGGGAAGCAGAACACATTCTGGCGCAGGACCACCCTGACAACTACTCGCGCCAGGCCGTGCTGACTTACGGGAACTATGCCTGGATTTATTATCACTTGAGCAATTACAAGATGGTGCAGCGGTATCTGGACCATATAGCGGAGCTTGGCCGGTCCCTCTCCACTCCTCATCCCTTCCCGACAGGGCTGCCCGAAATCCTGGCCCAGAAAGGCTGGTCTCTCCTGGTGGCAGGTGTCCAGCGCGGGGTGGAGGCCAAAGAGTGCTTTGAAGGAGCGCGAAGAAGGGGCCCGTCTAACAACCAGTTGCAGACGGGCCTGGCGATGGCTCTTTATGCCGCTTGGGAGCATCTTCAGAGCGACCCGTACAGGGAGAAGGCGACGGAAATGCTGGAAGAAGTGGTTCTTCAACAGCCTGAGAACTTCGAGACCAAAATCTACTTGGCAAGGTTGCTTCTGCAAAAAGATGAGCAAAGAGCAAGGAAGCTCCTGGAGGAAGTGGTTGAGAGGAGCCTCAACCCTGAAGTCCTTCGAAGGGCGGCCAAGTTGTGTCTCCGTGACCCGCCACTGCTGTCCCGAGctatatccattttgaagaaggCCATTGCTCTGGATTCCAGCTACCACATCCTCTACTATGACCTCGGCATGTGCTACAAGGCCCAGATGGAGGGAGCTTCTCCCGAACGGAAGTCAAGCCTGCTGACGTTCGCGGGCGAGAATTTCCACCAGGCCGTGCGAATGAACGCTTTCTTTGTCGATCCCATGCTGGAGCTGGCGACGATCTACGGAGAAGGACTCCTAGCCTACGAGGAAGAGATTTACGCCCACCTGGTGGAGGAGGCCCCAAACATCAGCAAGCAATGCCTTCAGGCTCTCTATCTGCAGTGGGGAGACTTCCTTCTCCAGAAGAAGAATCAGAAGCAAGAGGCCCTGGAGAAATATATGGCGGGGATCTGCATCGCGGGCGGCCTCGGCAAGAAACTGCTGGTGAGGCGCCTGATGAGCCTGGCGCACATGTTCTGGGAGGATTCCCAAACGGCTCGCGCGGACACCATCTACAGCTTCCTTCAGACAGTACACTGTGAGGATCCGGGCCCTGGGAGTGAGGAGCTGTGGTGGCACAACCACCGAGCGCTGAGATGA